In Sphingobacterium sp. PCS056, the following proteins share a genomic window:
- a CDS encoding HlyD family secretion protein: MENQEEKKPSNKKFVFILIALILVGGGYGGYKYIHSQSHETTDDAQVDKNMNPIIPKVGGYIAQVYVKDNDIVKKGDTLFTIDTQDYLIKVKEAEAALLGAEGSLEVSKADVNATSANVAISDATVRSNIGSIDVAQIRAEQARNDFNRYSNLYNNHSITKQQYEQALTTKLEAEKQVEILKQQRNASNSQREAVLSKTNVASKQTAVAQANIDRARAAVDAAKLNLSYTVVTASADGQISNVKIRPGQMVNPGAALFYIVDNHETWVVANFKETQMNDIRIGQKVSVIVDAYPNIEFEGEVNSFSPATGSRFSLLPPDNATGNFVKTVQRLPVKILLTKANTADHIALLRPGMNADVDVHLK; this comes from the coding sequence ATGGAAAATCAAGAAGAAAAGAAACCATCAAATAAGAAATTTGTCTTCATTCTTATTGCTCTTATCTTAGTTGGAGGAGGGTATGGAGGTTATAAATACATACATAGTCAATCGCATGAGACTACTGATGATGCACAGGTGGATAAGAATATGAATCCGATTATCCCAAAAGTAGGGGGATATATTGCTCAGGTCTATGTGAAAGATAATGATATTGTGAAAAAAGGTGATACTTTATTTACAATAGATACCCAAGATTATTTAATTAAAGTAAAGGAGGCTGAAGCAGCTTTGTTAGGTGCAGAAGGTTCGCTTGAGGTATCAAAAGCAGATGTAAACGCTACTTCTGCAAATGTTGCAATCTCTGATGCCACAGTTCGCTCTAATATCGGTAGTATTGATGTTGCTCAAATTCGTGCAGAACAAGCTCGAAATGATTTCAACCGATATTCAAACTTGTACAACAATCACTCGATCACAAAACAGCAATATGAACAAGCGCTAACAACTAAGTTGGAAGCGGAGAAGCAGGTGGAGATTTTGAAGCAGCAACGTAATGCTTCTAATTCGCAGCGTGAAGCGGTACTTAGTAAAACAAATGTTGCAAGTAAACAAACTGCCGTAGCACAAGCAAATATAGATCGTGCGAGGGCTGCTGTTGATGCCGCTAAGTTGAATCTTTCTTATACGGTCGTAACTGCTTCTGCAGATGGTCAGATTTCCAATGTTAAAATTAGACCAGGACAAATGGTTAATCCGGGTGCTGCTTTATTTTACATCGTCGATAATCATGAAACTTGGGTCGTTGCTAATTTTAAGGAAACACAAATGAATGATATTCGAATTGGGCAAAAAGTATCAGTCATCGTTGATGCCTATCCCAATATTGAATTTGAGGGTGAAGTCAATTCATTTTCACCAGCAACAGGTTCTCGGTTTTCGTTGTTACCTCCAGATAATGCAACGGGCAATTTCGTAAAAACAGTACAACGTTTACCTGTGAAAATATTACTTACAAAAGCTAACACCGCAGATCATATTGCTTTATTGCGTCCAGGGATGAATGCAGATGTTGACGTTCATTTAAAATAA
- a CDS encoding TolC family protein, which translates to MNTKIGKFTLLLFCLQGVAFAQQSTPLTLQEVIHLAQTQSLEAKASETKITGKKLELEASKNTLLPDAKLSGQYLAMTSPDVKFQIPMSSSSDPMSIKANQLLLGQASVSMPIYTGGKIKNSIAAASNAVKAEEFSALALKDQLAEQGINLYINLYKAQQTALLMEENIKRSEQRVADFKAMEANGIIPRNDLLKAELQLSNYKVALQEAQKNATVLNYQLVNFLKLDEATKVPAINLDEAPIIADISDATTALTNRNELKALQAQHDIALNRVNIEKSNALPKIALTGGYAALDVHNLITVKNAVNVGVGISYDIGSLYKNKKNVNIARNQVNQVDENVVMMNDKIRVQVQQANENYHLTISQNQLYTEAVNQANENYRIVKDKYDNGVADTDDLLEADVQQLQSKINLAISKANTVEKYYDLLLVNGQLTTK; encoded by the coding sequence ATGAATACTAAAATAGGAAAGTTTACACTTTTACTTTTCTGTCTACAAGGCGTAGCATTTGCACAGCAAAGTACTCCCCTTACTTTGCAAGAGGTTATTCATCTTGCGCAGACACAAAGTTTAGAAGCAAAAGCTTCAGAAACAAAAATCACAGGTAAAAAATTGGAATTGGAGGCTTCAAAGAATACCTTACTTCCAGACGCTAAGTTAAGTGGACAATACTTAGCGATGACTTCTCCGGATGTCAAATTCCAGATTCCGATGTCGTCGTCTTCAGATCCCATGAGTATTAAGGCAAATCAACTGTTACTTGGTCAAGCTTCGGTCAGTATGCCGATCTATACAGGGGGTAAGATCAAAAATAGTATTGCAGCGGCTAGCAATGCTGTCAAAGCCGAGGAGTTTTCTGCACTAGCCTTGAAGGATCAATTGGCTGAGCAGGGCATCAATTTGTATATCAACTTATATAAGGCGCAGCAAACAGCACTTTTGATGGAAGAAAATATCAAAAGATCTGAACAGCGTGTTGCCGATTTTAAGGCAATGGAAGCAAATGGTATTATTCCGCGCAATGATCTTTTAAAAGCGGAATTGCAATTGTCGAATTACAAAGTTGCTTTGCAGGAAGCGCAAAAGAACGCTACTGTTTTAAATTATCAGTTGGTTAATTTCTTGAAATTGGATGAAGCAACTAAAGTCCCTGCTATCAATTTGGATGAAGCACCAATAATAGCAGATATTTCAGACGCCACTACCGCATTAACCAATAGAAATGAATTGAAAGCGCTTCAAGCACAACATGATATTGCTTTGAATAGAGTAAATATTGAAAAATCGAATGCTTTACCAAAAATTGCTTTGACAGGCGGGTATGCTGCATTGGATGTGCATAATTTGATTACTGTTAAAAATGCTGTGAATGTTGGGGTTGGAATATCTTATGATATCGGATCACTTTATAAAAATAAGAAAAATGTCAACATTGCGCGCAATCAAGTAAATCAAGTGGATGAAAATGTTGTGATGATGAACGATAAAATTAGAGTCCAAGTACAGCAAGCAAATGAAAATTATCACTTAACAATCTCTCAAAATCAGTTATATACAGAAGCCGTCAATCAAGCAAATGAAAACTATCGGATCGTAAAAGATAAATACGATAATGGGGTAGCGGATACCGATGATTTGTTGGAAGCCGATGTACAGCAATTACAATCAAAAATCAATTTAGCCATTTCAAAGGCTAATACGGTTGAAAAGTATTATGATTTGCTTTTAGTAAATGGTCAATTAACAACAAAATAA
- a CDS encoding TetR family transcriptional regulator → MDFSEKQLEILHVAEKLFSINGFDGTSVRDIAHEAQVNVAMINYYFGSKDKLLDDLFDYRVEKFKMDESILQLTIPVMEILDEMVSSYIKYMNSSLAIYQIIAIEAGVKKRLMLSDSYKNLKVHNLHVISSIIQKGVDTGEFRSGNDPILIHATMMGTFMNFQMNRSFLKSELNITTDEEYSEYMESTLVTHLQRTIKALLTYEY, encoded by the coding sequence ATGGATTTTAGTGAGAAACAGTTAGAGATATTGCATGTAGCAGAAAAGCTTTTTTCAATAAATGGTTTTGATGGTACCTCTGTCCGTGATATTGCACATGAAGCTCAGGTTAATGTTGCTATGATCAATTATTACTTTGGATCTAAAGACAAATTGCTAGATGATCTTTTTGATTACCGGGTTGAAAAATTCAAAATGGATGAAAGTATTTTGCAGTTGACGATTCCTGTCATGGAGATATTGGATGAAATGGTGAGCTCATATATTAAATATATGAATTCCAGTTTAGCGATTTATCAGATCATTGCTATAGAAGCGGGCGTAAAGAAAAGACTGATGCTTTCTGATTCTTACAAGAATTTGAAGGTTCATAATTTACATGTTATCTCGAGTATTATTCAAAAAGGCGTGGATACAGGTGAGTTTCGTTCAGGTAATGATCCTATCCTGATACATGCAACGATGATGGGTACTTTTATGAATTTCCAGATGAATCGATCATTTTTAAAATCAGAATTAAATATTACTACAGATGAGGAGTATAGTGAATATATGGAATCTACTTTAGTAACGCATTTACAAAGAACGATTAAAGCTTTATTAACATATGAATACTAA
- the holA gene encoding DNA polymerase III subunit delta, translating into MNISPILTDIKKRKFQPVYLLHGEESYFIDVISDALEHTVLNDAQKGFDQTVLYGKDTDFSTIVSAAKRYPMMSDHQLIIIKEAQDLKWKDDELLLKYVEQCTASTVLVFDYKYGKFDKRKKLYKAIEKKGLVVESNKLYDDKVASWVISFIKEQGWNIHPQAAALLSEYLGTELSKIVNELNKLMLNVPKEREIVVSDIEQNIGISKDFNVFELNTALAKRNAFKAYQIVDYFAANPKSNPLVLVLGTIAGYFTKILKYHYIVDKSTAAKELGVHPFFLKEYELAARNYNRRKTFAIIAALKDADLKSKGMNIGSNTNTKDILTELIFTILN; encoded by the coding sequence ATGAATATCAGCCCTATTTTAACAGACATTAAAAAACGTAAATTTCAACCTGTGTACCTACTACACGGTGAGGAAAGTTATTTTATTGATGTCATCAGTGATGCTTTGGAGCATACTGTTCTTAATGATGCTCAAAAAGGTTTTGATCAAACCGTATTATATGGAAAAGATACTGATTTTTCAACTATTGTTAGTGCAGCTAAGCGCTATCCCATGATGAGTGACCATCAACTGATCATTATTAAAGAGGCGCAGGATCTGAAATGGAAAGATGACGAACTTTTGCTGAAGTATGTAGAACAGTGTACAGCATCTACTGTATTGGTATTTGATTATAAATATGGGAAGTTTGATAAACGTAAAAAACTGTATAAGGCCATTGAAAAAAAAGGTCTTGTTGTTGAATCTAATAAACTTTATGATGATAAGGTAGCCAGTTGGGTTATTTCCTTTATCAAAGAACAGGGATGGAATATCCACCCCCAAGCTGCTGCATTGCTTTCGGAATATTTAGGTACAGAACTTTCTAAAATTGTCAATGAGTTAAATAAACTGATGCTCAATGTCCCGAAAGAAAGGGAGATCGTTGTTTCTGATATTGAACAAAATATTGGTATTTCTAAAGATTTTAATGTCTTTGAACTGAATACTGCCTTAGCCAAAAGAAACGCATTCAAGGCTTATCAAATTGTTGATTATTTCGCAGCAAACCCTAAAAGCAATCCATTGGTTTTAGTCCTGGGTACTATTGCAGGGTATTTTACTAAGATATTAAAGTATCATTATATTGTTGACAAAAGTACAGCAGCAAAGGAGCTTGGGGTGCATCCATTTTTTCTGAAAGAATATGAACTTGCTGCCCGCAACTATAATCGTAGGAAAACATTTGCCATTATTGCAGCTTTGAAAGATGCTGATCTAAAATCTAAGGGAATGAATATCGGAAGTAATACGAATACTAAGGATATATTGACGGAATTGATATTTACAATACTTAACTAA
- a CDS encoding type I restriction enzyme HsdR N-terminal domain-containing protein has product MFNPIPLNLPPYPAKLTKENETIFIFDDLRKKKLVLTPEEWVRQHWIHYLHLNKKYPKSLMKIEGGLKLNDLQKRSDLLIYNNRGEKIVLAEFKAPHIKITQATFEQIANYNSIHKIPLLLVSNGLEHYYCKIDFQNSSFLFIEELPSYDQLLIEL; this is encoded by the coding sequence ATGTTTAACCCCATTCCGTTAAATTTACCGCCATATCCAGCGAAGTTGACTAAAGAAAATGAAACGATTTTCATTTTTGATGACCTGCGGAAAAAGAAACTTGTTTTAACACCTGAGGAATGGGTGCGTCAACATTGGATTCATTATCTTCACCTTAATAAAAAGTATCCTAAATCCTTGATGAAAATTGAAGGTGGTTTAAAATTAAATGATCTTCAAAAACGGAGTGATCTATTGATCTACAATAATCGAGGTGAAAAAATAGTTTTAGCGGAATTTAAAGCTCCACACATTAAAATTACACAAGCGACCTTCGAACAGATCGCCAATTACAATTCTATCCATAAAATTCCGTTACTATTAGTAAGCAATGGATTAGAGCATTACTATTGTAAGATTGATTTTCAAAATAGCTCATTCCTATTTATAGAAGAGCTCCCTAGTTACGATCAACTTTTAATAGAATTGTAA
- a CDS encoding ATP-dependent Clp protease proteolytic subunit — MNIDKNEFRKYAIKHHRIGSQHVDGFIARAQVNTPTNLTPYIVEERQLNVAQMDVFSRLMMDRIIFLGDGINDQVANIIQAQLLFLQSTDAQRDIQIYINSPGGSVYAGLGIYDTMQYIAPDVATICTGIAASMGAVLLVAGAKGKRAALRHSRVMIHQPSGGAQGVASDMEINLREMMKLKEELYTIIADHSGQTYEWVERSSDRDYWMKASEAKDFGMIDEILLPKKEIIK, encoded by the coding sequence ATGAATATAGATAAAAACGAATTCAGAAAATATGCCATTAAGCATCATAGAATTGGAAGTCAACATGTTGATGGTTTTATAGCACGCGCACAAGTAAATACACCTACAAATTTGACTCCATACATTGTAGAAGAGCGTCAATTAAATGTAGCTCAAATGGATGTGTTCTCACGTTTGATGATGGATCGTATTATTTTCTTAGGTGATGGTATTAACGATCAAGTAGCAAATATCATTCAGGCACAATTGTTGTTTTTACAATCAACAGATGCACAACGTGATATTCAGATCTACATCAATTCACCAGGTGGTAGTGTATACGCTGGTTTAGGGATTTATGATACGATGCAATATATTGCACCAGATGTAGCGACAATCTGTACAGGAATTGCTGCTTCTATGGGTGCTGTATTATTAGTTGCTGGTGCAAAAGGAAAGCGCGCTGCATTGAGACACTCACGTGTCATGATCCACCAACCTTCAGGCGGAGCTCAGGGTGTTGCTTCAGATATGGAAATCAATCTACGTGAAATGATGAAATTAAAAGAAGAGCTTTACACCATCATTGCTGATCACTCTGGACAGACTTATGAATGGGTAGAAAGATCTTCTGACCGCGATTATTGGATGAAAGCTTCTGAAGCAAAAGACTTTGGAATGATTGATGAGATTTTACTTCCTAAAAAGGAGATTATTAAATAG
- the clpX gene encoding ATP-dependent Clp protease ATP-binding subunit ClpX, whose protein sequence is MAKNNNSGVHCSFCGMSKNDAQMLIAGDGAHICDRCINQAGEILAEELKQRKSKTLQTALKLIRPLEIKEHLDQYVIGQDDAKKVISVAVYNHYKRLNQKVDKDEIEIEKSNLIVVGETGTGKTLLAKTVAKILNVPFSIVDATVLTEAGYVGEDVESILTRLLQAADYDVAAAERGIIYIDEIDKVARKSDNPSITRDVSGEGVQQALLKILEGTVVNVPPQGGRKHPDQKMIAVNTSNILFICGGAFDGIQKKIANRLRTQTVGYRMNEDDAEIDLKNLYKYITPQDLKSFGLIPELIGRLPVLTYLNPLDKETLLSILTVPKNALIKQYRKLFEYEGIELIFDAEVYNFIVDKADEFKLGARGLRSICEAIMLDAMFEIPTSKEKTNQKELHITLEYAMKKFEKSDIKKLQVA, encoded by the coding sequence ATGGCTAAAAATAATAACAGTGGTGTTCATTGTTCATTCTGCGGGATGAGTAAAAATGATGCCCAAATGCTTATCGCCGGAGATGGCGCTCACATCTGTGATCGTTGTATCAACCAAGCTGGCGAAATTCTAGCAGAAGAATTGAAACAGCGCAAGAGTAAAACATTACAAACTGCGTTAAAGTTAATTCGTCCGTTAGAAATAAAAGAACACTTAGATCAGTATGTGATCGGACAGGACGACGCTAAAAAAGTGATCTCTGTTGCTGTGTACAATCACTACAAACGGTTAAATCAAAAAGTTGATAAAGATGAAATCGAAATTGAAAAATCAAATTTGATTGTTGTAGGTGAAACGGGAACAGGTAAAACTTTATTGGCTAAAACGGTCGCTAAAATTTTAAATGTGCCTTTCAGCATCGTGGATGCGACAGTTTTGACAGAAGCTGGTTATGTAGGTGAGGATGTGGAAAGTATTTTGACCCGTTTACTCCAAGCTGCTGATTATGATGTTGCTGCTGCTGAACGTGGAATCATTTATATTGATGAGATCGATAAAGTTGCACGCAAAAGTGATAATCCGTCGATCACTAGAGATGTTTCTGGAGAAGGTGTACAACAAGCGTTGTTGAAAATCTTAGAAGGCACAGTTGTTAATGTTCCGCCTCAAGGTGGACGTAAACACCCTGATCAAAAAATGATTGCTGTCAACACCAGCAATATTTTATTTATTTGTGGTGGTGCATTTGACGGTATTCAAAAGAAAATCGCCAATCGCCTACGGACACAGACAGTGGGTTATCGCATGAATGAGGATGATGCAGAGATTGATTTAAAAAATCTATATAAATACATCACCCCTCAGGATTTGAAAAGTTTTGGATTAATTCCAGAATTAATTGGAAGATTACCTGTATTAACGTATTTAAATCCATTGGACAAAGAGACACTATTGAGTATCTTGACTGTACCTAAAAATGCGTTAATCAAACAGTACAGAAAATTATTTGAATACGAAGGAATTGAATTAATATTTGATGCTGAAGTTTACAACTTTATTGTAGATAAAGCAGATGAGTTTAAACTTGGAGCTCGTGGTTTAAGAAGTATATGCGAGGCTATTATGCTCGACGCAATGTTTGAAATTCCTACTTCAAAGGAAAAGACCAATCAAAAAGAATTGCATATCACCTTAGAATATGCCATGAAAAAATTTGAAAAGTCGGACATCAAAAAATTGCAAGTCGCTTAA
- a CDS encoding AMP nucleosidase: MAKSKKNVDTPITPGLKSKEEIVHNWLPRYTGRPLEEFGDYILLTNFSKYVTIFSEMHDDAPIYGEDKPMQSVTAGGITIINFGMGSPMAATVMDLLSAISPKAVLFLGKTGGLKKKIGVGELILPIAAIRGEGTSNDYFPAEVPSLPSFALQKAISTTIRDHSRDYWTGTVYTTNRRVWEHDKDFKKYLKAIRAMAVDMETATIFSVGFANKIPTGALLLVSDQPMIPEGVKTANSDVSVTAKYVDAHISIGIDALKQLKNNGLTVKHLKF; encoded by the coding sequence ATGGCAAAAAGTAAAAAAAATGTTGATACCCCTATCACACCTGGTTTAAAATCTAAAGAAGAAATCGTTCACAACTGGTTGCCACGCTACACTGGAAGACCGCTGGAAGAATTTGGAGATTATATCTTATTAACCAATTTTTCAAAATATGTCACTATTTTTTCAGAGATGCATGACGATGCGCCAATCTATGGAGAAGATAAACCAATGCAGAGTGTGACAGCAGGTGGTATTACAATTATAAATTTTGGTATGGGAAGCCCCATGGCGGCAACTGTAATGGATCTATTATCAGCGATCTCACCAAAGGCAGTCCTATTTTTAGGAAAAACTGGCGGATTGAAAAAGAAAATCGGTGTTGGAGAACTCATTTTGCCGATTGCAGCCATCCGAGGTGAAGGCACATCAAACGATTATTTCCCCGCAGAAGTACCGTCATTGCCATCCTTTGCTTTACAAAAAGCAATCTCAACGACTATTCGTGATCATTCCCGTGATTATTGGACAGGTACAGTATACACGACCAACAGAAGAGTCTGGGAACACGATAAAGACTTTAAAAAATATCTAAAGGCAATACGTGCTATGGCTGTGGATATGGAAACGGCAACTATTTTCAGTGTCGGATTTGCTAACAAGATTCCCACAGGTGCATTATTACTAGTTTCCGATCAACCGATGATTCCTGAAGGTGTAAAAACAGCTAATAGTGATGTGAGTGTCACAGCTAAGTATGTGGATGCGCATATCAGTATTGGAATAGACGCACTTAAACAACTTAAAAATAATGGGTTGACTGTGAAACATTTGAAATTCTAA
- a CDS encoding pyridoxal-phosphate dependent enzyme, translated as MWYNNILETIGNTPLVKLNKITKDLKGTILAKIETTNPGNSIKDRMALKMIEDAEQAGLLKPGGTIIEGTSGNTGMGLAMAAVVKGYKCIFTTTDKQSKEKVDALRAFGAEVIVCPTNVDPEDPRSYYSVSSRLEREVPNSWKANQYDNPSNAQAHYEQTGPEIWEQTEGKITHLVVGVGTGGTISGAARYLKEQNPNIKIWGIDTYGSVFKKYKETGIFDKNEIYPYITEGIGEDFLPENVDFSVIDLFEKVTDKDAALMTRELARKEGIFAGNSAGSALAGLIQLKDSLKEDDLVVVIFHDHGSRYMGKMYNEDWLRERGFLEDEKLNAKSILKRRGEQAIVTADVQQTVFEAFNFMKTLNISQIPVTQQGMVVGKITESDILSALLENPALKSSSVQDVMTKPFPFVDLKTSIDKISALINKDTQAVLVEDEFGKINIITQYDIINAISEA; from the coding sequence ATGTGGTATAATAACATTTTAGAAACAATAGGCAACACCCCTCTTGTTAAACTAAACAAAATAACCAAAGATCTCAAAGGAACTATTCTAGCCAAGATCGAGACCACCAACCCAGGCAACTCGATCAAAGATAGGATGGCACTCAAAATGATTGAAGATGCAGAGCAGGCGGGTTTATTGAAACCAGGAGGAACAATCATTGAAGGAACTTCAGGAAACACGGGTATGGGATTGGCCATGGCAGCAGTTGTCAAAGGCTATAAATGTATTTTTACCACTACAGATAAACAATCGAAAGAGAAGGTCGATGCTTTACGCGCTTTTGGTGCCGAAGTGATCGTATGTCCTACAAATGTCGATCCCGAAGACCCACGGTCCTATTATTCGGTATCAAGCCGCTTAGAACGCGAAGTCCCTAATAGCTGGAAAGCTAATCAATACGATAATCCTTCTAATGCACAAGCACATTACGAACAAACTGGTCCCGAAATATGGGAACAGACAGAAGGAAAAATCACTCATTTGGTTGTTGGTGTCGGTACTGGCGGCACTATTTCAGGTGCAGCTCGATACCTAAAAGAACAAAACCCAAATATTAAAATATGGGGCATTGACACCTATGGTTCTGTATTCAAAAAATATAAAGAAACAGGTATTTTCGATAAAAATGAAATATACCCCTATATAACGGAAGGTATAGGTGAAGATTTTCTCCCAGAAAATGTTGATTTTAGTGTAATAGATCTTTTTGAAAAAGTTACCGATAAAGACGCGGCATTGATGACAAGAGAATTAGCGCGTAAGGAAGGTATCTTTGCCGGTAATTCTGCAGGATCAGCATTAGCAGGACTTATTCAACTAAAAGACAGTTTAAAAGAAGACGATCTCGTTGTCGTCATCTTTCACGATCACGGATCTCGATATATGGGCAAAATGTATAATGAAGATTGGTTGAGAGAACGTGGATTCTTAGAAGACGAGAAACTAAATGCAAAAAGTATCTTAAAAAGAAGAGGCGAACAGGCCATTGTTACTGCAGATGTACAACAAACCGTATTCGAAGCATTTAATTTCATGAAAACGCTCAATATTTCTCAGATCCCTGTCACGCAACAAGGTATGGTTGTTGGTAAAATAACAGAGTCGGATATTTTAAGTGCATTATTGGAAAATCCTGCTCTCAAATCATCTTCCGTGCAAGATGTTATGACAAAACCGTTTCCATTTGTTGACTTAAAAACATCGATTGATAAAATATCAGCACTGATCAATAAGGATACACAAGCTGTATTAGTAGAGGATGAGTTTGGCAAAATCAATATCATCACGCAATATGATATTATCAATGCAATATCGGAAGCGTAA
- a CDS encoding KTSC domain-containing protein, which yields MKRIGESKKIFGITKNEDLATLKKIYRDLIKAWHPDKFQDEVQKEEAELKSTEIIEAYHFLVSIAPETHEANLEEYNNTINNFFIEDFEFKGQTLRVTFQDKSTYEYFGVPKTVYTKFLNAESRPRFGRRQIFNSYTFRKSANAMGA from the coding sequence ATGAAAAGAATAGGTGAATCCAAAAAGATTTTTGGTATTACAAAAAATGAAGATTTAGCAACGTTAAAAAAGATATATCGTGACTTAATCAAAGCTTGGCATCCGGATAAATTTCAAGATGAAGTGCAAAAAGAGGAGGCTGAGTTAAAGAGTACAGAAATTATTGAGGCTTACCACTTCTTAGTTAGTATTGCTCCTGAAACACACGAAGCCAATTTAGAAGAGTATAACAATACGATCAATAACTTTTTTATTGAGGATTTTGAATTTAAAGGTCAGACGTTAAGAGTTACATTTCAGGATAAAAGTACATATGAGTATTTTGGTGTTCCAAAAACTGTGTACACAAAGTTTCTTAATGCTGAGTCTCGTCCAAGATTTGGTAGAAGACAAATTTTCAACTCATACACATTCCGCAAAAGTGCGAATGCAATGGGAGCATAA
- a CDS encoding amidohydrolase encodes MDHMLSSHQLLAKGHYTLKNVRLETGFEYENEEVMGTLTDLFCIEIANGKINAIRAHDPNEDAIDMDGKLMLPAFKDMHVHIDKTLFGLPWQALSPKRKTVADMIAYEQQIIPELLKTSTLRAEQLIGLLQGYGTTYARTHFNVDPTSGLQSFEHLLRALEHKQESFEAELVAFPQHGLYYTDSVPLMKEVAKYDQVDFIGGLDPYSIDGSVEKPLEFMVQLALDHNKGIDIHLHEAGPSGIQAIQYLIDKAIENPQLQGKTFISHAFALAHLDANEVEEIAEKLAFAQVGIASSVPFKGRPMPIPALRKCGVDVLIGNDNVQDYWSTFGTGNMLQKANLIAQLYGYVTEFQLSRTLQFATQQILPLDDEGKQQWPRIHDDAQLVFVNATCSAEAVSRMSAVHAFMHNGNLFVTH; translated from the coding sequence ATGGATCATATGCTATCATCTCATCAATTACTTGCCAAAGGGCATTATACACTCAAAAATGTTCGTTTAGAGACTGGATTCGAATATGAAAATGAAGAAGTTATGGGTACCCTTACTGATTTATTTTGTATTGAAATTGCTAATGGAAAAATAAACGCGATTAGAGCCCACGATCCGAATGAGGACGCTATTGATATGGATGGAAAGCTGATGTTGCCAGCGTTCAAAGATATGCATGTTCATATCGACAAAACCTTATTTGGCCTACCTTGGCAAGCCCTATCTCCGAAAAGAAAAACGGTTGCTGATATGATTGCGTATGAGCAGCAGATCATCCCCGAATTATTGAAAACTTCGACACTACGTGCAGAGCAACTGATTGGTTTGCTGCAAGGCTATGGAACAACCTATGCGAGGACTCATTTCAATGTAGATCCTACATCTGGACTTCAGTCTTTTGAACATCTTTTGAGGGCATTGGAACATAAACAAGAATCATTTGAAGCAGAGCTTGTTGCTTTTCCGCAGCATGGTTTGTATTATACAGATTCGGTTCCTTTGATGAAAGAAGTGGCAAAGTATGATCAGGTTGATTTTATTGGAGGATTGGATCCCTACAGTATTGATGGAAGTGTCGAAAAACCATTAGAATTTATGGTCCAATTGGCTTTAGATCATAATAAAGGAATTGATATCCATTTGCACGAAGCAGGTCCCTCAGGAATACAAGCGATACAATACCTTATTGATAAAGCTATTGAAAATCCACAATTGCAAGGAAAAACATTTATTAGCCATGCTTTCGCATTAGCTCATCTGGATGCAAATGAAGTAGAAGAGATCGCAGAAAAATTGGCTTTTGCGCAAGTTGGTATTGCTTCTTCTGTACCTTTTAAAGGAAGGCCCATGCCTATTCCTGCATTAAGAAAATGTGGTGTTGATGTGTTAATCGGAAATGACAATGTACAAGATTACTGGAGTACATTTGGTACTGGAAATATGTTACAGAAAGCAAATCTTATAGCCCAATTGTATGGCTATGTGACAGAATTTCAGCTTTCTAGGACGTTGCAGTTTGCTACCCAGCAGATATTACCGTTGGATGATGAAGGAAAACAACAATGGCCACGTATCCATGATGATGCCCAGCTTGTCTTTGTAAATGCGACCTGCTCTGCTGAAGCAGTGTCTAGGATGTCTGCTGTACACGCATTTATGCACAATGGAAATCTTTTTGTGACACATTAA